A genomic window from Paucibacter sp. KCTC 42545 includes:
- a CDS encoding NADH-quinone oxidoreductase subunit NuoE family protein: MSTETYQLSEATAARFAREVAKYPAEQKSSAVMACLAIVQQEIGFVSRASEDAIAEYLGMPPIAVYEVTTFYNMYNQRKLGQFKLNVCTNLPCQLRDGQKALNHLCEKLGVEEGGTTADGLFTVQKSECLGACADSPVMLVNDRQMCSFMSHERLDELVDVLKAHAAKN, encoded by the coding sequence ATGAGTACTGAAACCTATCAATTGAGCGAGGCCACGGCCGCGCGCTTTGCCCGCGAAGTCGCCAAATACCCGGCCGAGCAAAAGTCTTCGGCCGTGATGGCCTGCCTGGCCATCGTGCAGCAGGAAATCGGCTTTGTCTCGCGCGCGAGCGAAGACGCCATTGCCGAATATCTGGGCATGCCGCCCATCGCTGTCTACGAGGTCACGACCTTCTACAACATGTACAACCAGCGCAAGCTGGGTCAGTTCAAGTTGAACGTCTGCACCAACTTGCCTTGCCAGTTGCGCGACGGTCAAAAGGCACTCAACCACCTGTGCGAAAAGCTCGGTGTGGAAGAGGGCGGCACGACCGCCGACGGCCTGTTCACCGTGCAAAAGAGCGAGTGCCTGGGTGCTTGCGCCGACTCACCGGTGATGCTGGTCAATGACCGCCAGATGTGCAGCTTCATGAGCCATGAGCGGCTGGACGAGTTGGTGGACGTGCTCAAAGCTCACGCTGCCAAGAACTGA
- a CDS encoding NADH-quinone oxidoreductase subunit A, with protein MNLDQYLPVILFILVGAGVGVAPQVLGFLFGPNRPDAAKNSPYECGFEAFEDARMKFDVRYYLVAILFILFDLEIAFLFPWAVTLKEIGSAGFWAMMIFLGILVVGFIYEWKKGALDWE; from the coding sequence ATGAACTTGGATCAGTACCTACCCGTCATCCTCTTCATCCTGGTCGGCGCGGGCGTCGGCGTGGCGCCTCAGGTGCTCGGCTTTCTGTTCGGCCCCAATCGCCCTGATGCGGCGAAAAACTCCCCCTACGAATGTGGCTTTGAGGCCTTTGAAGACGCGCGAATGAAGTTCGACGTGCGCTACTACCTCGTGGCCATTTTGTTCATTTTGTTTGACCTGGAAATTGCTTTCCTGTTTCCCTGGGCGGTGACGCTGAAGGAAATTGGCTCGGCAGGTTTCTGGGCGATGATGATTTTCCTGGGTATTCTGGTCGTAGGCTTTATCTACGAGTGGAAAAAAGGCGCCCTGGATTGGGAATGA
- the secG gene encoding preprotein translocase subunit SecG, which yields MQFWMNLVLVVQLLSALVMIGLVLVQHGKGADMGASFGSGASGSLFGATGSANFLSRSTAVCATVFFVCTLGLAYMSNSRSGASTTETILDKAAPAAPAASGAAAIPGAAPVAVDTPAPSASK from the coding sequence ATGCAATTCTGGATGAATTTGGTGTTAGTGGTGCAGTTGCTGAGCGCCCTGGTAATGATTGGCCTGGTACTGGTTCAGCATGGCAAGGGCGCCGATATGGGTGCGTCCTTCGGCAGCGGCGCCTCCGGCAGCTTGTTTGGCGCCACGGGCAGCGCCAACTTCTTGTCGCGCAGCACAGCTGTTTGCGCCACGGTGTTTTTTGTCTGCACCCTGGGCCTGGCCTATATGTCCAATAGCCGTAGCGGTGCTTCGACGACCGAGACGATTCTTGACAAGGCAGCGCCCGCTGCGCCGGCTGCTTCCGGCGCTGCTGCCATCCCTGGCGCCGCACCTGTTGCGGTGGACACGCCTGCTCCCTCTGCCTCGAAGTAA
- a CDS encoding NADH-quinone oxidoreductase subunit C yields MSKLDTLKLALESALGGKIQNLKTEFDEVTLQVAAADYLAVAKILRDHSELRFEQLIDLCGLDFSAYKDGAYEGQRYAVVSHLMSINKNWRLRLKVFCPDDSFPCVAALTPIWNAANWFEREAFDLFGIIFDGHEDLRRILTDYGFIGHPMRKDFPTSGHVEMRYDAETKRVVYQPVSIEPREITPRIIREENYGGI; encoded by the coding sequence ATGAGCAAACTTGACACCCTGAAGCTGGCCCTGGAGTCAGCGCTTGGCGGGAAGATTCAAAACCTCAAGACCGAGTTCGACGAGGTCACCTTGCAGGTCGCTGCCGCAGACTATCTGGCGGTGGCGAAGATCCTGCGCGACCACTCGGAACTGCGCTTCGAGCAATTGATCGACCTCTGCGGCCTGGACTTCAGTGCCTACAAAGATGGCGCTTACGAAGGTCAGCGCTATGCGGTGGTGAGCCACCTGATGTCGATCAACAAGAATTGGCGTCTGCGGTTGAAGGTGTTCTGCCCCGACGACAGCTTCCCCTGCGTGGCTGCGCTGACGCCCATCTGGAATGCGGCCAACTGGTTTGAACGCGAAGCCTTTGATCTGTTCGGCATCATCTTTGATGGCCACGAAGATCTGCGTCGCATCCTGACCGACTATGGCTTCATCGGCCACCCGATGCGCAAGGACTTCCCGACCTCGGGCCATGTCGAAATGCGTTACGACGCAGAGACCAAGCGCGTGGTCTATCAACCCGTGTCGATTGAGCCGCGTGAGATCACGCCGCGCATCATCCGCGAAGAAAACTACGGCGGTATTTGA
- the tpiA gene encoding triose-phosphate isomerase, with translation MRKKLVVGNWKMHGNRASNAALLAGLREAGPWSADVAVCVPFPYITETALALTGQAIAFGAQDCSAHEQGAFTGEVSSAMLADLGCRYVIVGHSERRAFHAESDQLVADKAKAALAHGVTPIVCVGETLAEREAGQTEVVVKRQLAAVIHTLTHCIGEIVLAYEPVWAIGTGLTASPEQAQSVHAVLRMQLQAATQKADAMRILYGGSVKPDNAAQLFAMPDIDGGLIGGAALKAGDFSVICRAAA, from the coding sequence ATGCGTAAGAAACTGGTGGTCGGAAATTGGAAGATGCATGGCAATCGCGCCAGCAATGCCGCCTTGTTGGCGGGCTTGCGCGAGGCGGGGCCGTGGAGCGCCGATGTGGCGGTTTGCGTGCCGTTTCCCTACATCACTGAAACGGCCCTGGCCTTGACGGGTCAGGCCATTGCCTTTGGTGCGCAAGATTGCTCGGCACATGAGCAGGGCGCTTTCACGGGTGAAGTGTCATCGGCCATGTTGGCTGATTTGGGCTGCCGCTATGTCATCGTTGGCCATTCAGAGCGCCGCGCCTTTCATGCTGAAAGCGATCAGCTGGTGGCCGATAAGGCCAAGGCTGCGCTGGCGCATGGCGTGACGCCCATTGTGTGCGTTGGCGAAACCTTGGCTGAGCGTGAGGCGGGTCAAACCGAGGTCGTGGTCAAGCGCCAACTGGCTGCGGTGATTCACACCTTGACGCATTGCATCGGTGAAATCGTGCTGGCTTATGAGCCGGTGTGGGCAATCGGCACGGGCCTGACGGCCAGCCCGGAGCAGGCGCAGTCTGTGCATGCCGTGTTGCGCATGCAATTGCAGGCGGCCACGCAGAAGGCTGACGCGATGCGCATTCTGTATGGCGGTAGCGTCAAGCCGGATAACGCGGCCCAGCTGTTCGCCATGCCTGACATTGATGGTGGTTTGATTGGTGGCGCCGCCTTGAAGGCTGGCGACTTCAGCGTGATCTGCCGCGCGGCAGCTTGA
- the nuoG gene encoding NADH-quinone oxidoreductase subunit NuoG, producing the protein MIEIELDGQKVEVQEGSMVMHAAEKAGTYIPHFCYHKKLSIAANCRMCLVDVEKAPKPMPACATPVTQGMIVRTKSDKALKAQQGVMEFLLINHPLDCPICDQGGECQLQDLAVGYGASKSRYTEEKRVVFQKNVGPLISMQEMSRCIHCTRCVRFGQEIAGVMELGMAHRGEHAEIQTFVGRTVDSELSGNMIDICPVGALTSKPFRYSARTWELARRKSVSPHDSTGANLIVQVKNNQVMRVVPLENDAVNECWIADRDRFSYEALNSDQRLTQPMIKQGGAWKTVDWTTALEYIANGIKVIKAEHGANGVGALASAHSTVEELHLLAALVRGLGSENIDHRLRQADFSNAAPAGQAHWLGRSVASLSELDRALVIGSSLRKDHPLFAQRLRQAARRGAQVSSIHANADDWLMPVRARATVAPSAWVQTLADVAAAVAAANGVAAPAAGSASAEAQAIAASLLSGQRKAILLGNAAAQHPQAASLLSLANWIGAQTGATVGYLTAAANTVGAQLVGAQAVNGGLNAAQMLSAGSPLKGLLLLNTDPVLDAANPAAAAKALAAIDMVVVMSPFKTGLDYADVLLPTAPFTETSGTFVNAEGRAQSFVGVAKPLGETRPGWKILRVLGNLLALNGFQQESSEQVRAEALGVDLDLSARLNNSGSAVVHAGAAQSAALERLADLPIYATDALVRNASSLQLSSDAREAAVATLPQGLWTQLGLSVGDQVRVSQDDAGTVQLPAKLDAKLPANVVRVPAGLPETAALGSAFGSLNVTKA; encoded by the coding sequence ATGATTGAAATCGAACTCGACGGCCAGAAGGTAGAGGTCCAGGAAGGCAGCATGGTCATGCATGCCGCTGAAAAGGCCGGTACCTACATCCCGCATTTTTGCTATCACAAGAAGCTCTCCATCGCTGCCAACTGCCGTATGTGCTTGGTGGACGTGGAGAAGGCGCCCAAGCCCATGCCTGCCTGCGCCACGCCGGTCACGCAAGGCATGATCGTGCGCACCAAGAGCGACAAGGCTCTGAAGGCCCAGCAAGGCGTGATGGAGTTTTTGCTCATCAACCACCCACTGGATTGCCCGATTTGCGACCAAGGCGGTGAGTGCCAGTTGCAAGACTTGGCCGTGGGCTACGGTGCCAGCAAGTCGCGCTACACCGAAGAAAAGCGTGTGGTGTTCCAGAAGAATGTCGGCCCGCTGATTTCCATGCAGGAAATGAGCCGCTGCATTCACTGCACCCGCTGCGTGCGCTTCGGCCAAGAAATCGCCGGCGTGATGGAGTTGGGCATGGCCCACCGCGGTGAGCATGCCGAGATCCAGACCTTTGTCGGCCGCACGGTTGACTCGGAGTTGTCGGGCAATATGATCGACATCTGCCCGGTCGGCGCGCTGACTAGCAAGCCCTTCCGCTACAGCGCCCGCACTTGGGAGTTGGCGCGTCGCAAGAGCGTCAGCCCGCACGATTCGACCGGTGCCAACTTGATCGTTCAGGTCAAGAACAACCAGGTCATGCGTGTGGTGCCGCTGGAAAACGACGCGGTGAACGAATGCTGGATCGCCGACCGCGACCGCTTCTCCTACGAAGCGCTGAATAGCGACCAACGCCTGACCCAGCCGATGATCAAGCAGGGCGGGGCTTGGAAGACGGTTGACTGGACGACTGCGCTGGAATACATCGCCAACGGCATCAAGGTCATCAAGGCCGAGCATGGTGCCAATGGCGTCGGTGCCCTGGCTTCCGCGCACAGCACGGTTGAAGAACTACATCTGCTGGCCGCCCTGGTGCGTGGCCTGGGTAGCGAGAACATTGATCACCGCCTGCGCCAAGCTGACTTCAGCAATGCCGCACCTGCCGGTCAAGCCCATTGGCTGGGCCGCTCGGTCGCTTCGCTGTCCGAATTGGACCGCGCGCTGGTGATCGGCTCGTCGCTGCGCAAGGATCATCCGCTGTTTGCACAGCGCCTGCGCCAAGCCGCTCGCCGCGGCGCGCAGGTCAGCAGCATTCACGCCAATGCGGACGACTGGCTGATGCCGGTGCGCGCCCGTGCCACCGTGGCGCCGAGCGCCTGGGTGCAAACCTTGGCCGATGTGGCGGCTGCCGTGGCCGCTGCCAACGGCGTGGCAGCACCAGCGGCTGGTTCGGCCAGCGCCGAAGCGCAAGCCATTGCCGCCTCGCTGCTGTCGGGTCAACGCAAAGCGATTCTGCTGGGTAATGCCGCTGCGCAACATCCGCAGGCCGCTAGCCTGTTGAGCTTGGCCAACTGGATCGGCGCACAAACCGGCGCCACCGTGGGTTATCTCACTGCCGCTGCGAATACGGTGGGTGCGCAACTGGTTGGCGCTCAAGCAGTCAACGGTGGTTTGAACGCCGCTCAGATGCTGTCAGCCGGCTCGCCGCTGAAGGGCTTGCTGCTGCTGAACACCGATCCGGTGCTCGATGCTGCCAACCCGGCTGCTGCGGCAAAGGCATTGGCCGCCATCGACATGGTCGTTGTGATGAGCCCGTTCAAGACCGGTCTGGACTACGCCGACGTTTTGCTGCCTACCGCGCCGTTCACCGAAACTTCGGGCACCTTCGTCAATGCCGAGGGCCGCGCCCAAAGCTTTGTCGGCGTGGCCAAGCCCTTGGGCGAGACCCGTCCGGGCTGGAAGATTCTGCGCGTGCTGGGCAATTTGTTGGCCCTGAATGGCTTCCAGCAAGAGAGCTCGGAACAGGTTCGTGCCGAGGCACTCGGTGTTGATCTGGACCTGTCGGCCCGCCTGAACAATAGCGGTAGCGCTGTGGTTCACGCTGGTGCAGCTCAATCTGCCGCACTGGAACGTCTGGCCGATCTGCCGATTTACGCGACCGATGCGCTGGTCCGTAACGCCAGCTCGCTGCAGCTCAGCAGTGATGCCCGCGAAGCCGCCGTTGCCACTTTGCCTCAAGGCTTGTGGACACAGCTTGGCCTGAGCGTGGGCGACCAAGTGCGCGTCAGCCAGGACGATGCCGGCACCGTGCAACTGCCCGCCAAGCTCGACGCCAAGCTGCCTGCCAATGTGGTGCGCGTGCCTGCCGGCCTGCCCGAAACAGCGGCCCTGGGCTCTGCCTTCGGCAGCCTGAATGTGACCAAGGCCTGA
- a CDS encoding NAD(P)H-quinone oxidoreductase: protein MKAIAISQTGGPEVLQLVERPDPVAGVGECLIAVEAYGINRPDVLQRKGAYPPPPGASDLPGLEVAGRIVSGDAAELAAAGLKLGDAVCALVAGGGYAELCTAPLAQCLPVPAGWTMAEAASLPETFFTVWSNVFERAGLKAGETLLVHGGSSGIGVTAIQLAKAFGAKVIVTVGSEDKAAACLQLGADVAINYKSQDFVVEVKAATAGRGVDVILDMVAGSYVERGVQCLADDGRMVIIAVQGGLDARFDAGAVLRRRLTISGSTLRPRSLAFKAGIGAQLRERVWPKLAARQIKPVIYRELSGDEAAAAHALMESGEHVGKIVLSWGRE from the coding sequence ATGAAAGCCATTGCTATTAGCCAAACCGGCGGCCCCGAGGTTCTGCAGCTCGTCGAGCGGCCGGATCCCGTGGCGGGTGTGGGTGAGTGCCTGATCGCTGTTGAGGCTTACGGCATCAACCGCCCTGACGTGTTGCAGCGCAAGGGTGCCTATCCGCCACCTCCCGGGGCTAGCGATTTGCCGGGCCTGGAAGTGGCGGGGCGCATTGTGTCGGGTGATGCGGCAGAGTTGGCTGCGGCTGGCTTGAAGCTTGGGGACGCTGTCTGCGCCCTGGTGGCGGGTGGCGGCTACGCCGAGCTTTGCACGGCGCCCTTGGCGCAATGCCTGCCGGTGCCTGCTGGCTGGACCATGGCCGAGGCGGCGAGCCTGCCGGAGACCTTTTTCACCGTTTGGTCGAATGTGTTCGAGCGGGCGGGCCTGAAGGCTGGCGAGACGCTGCTGGTGCATGGTGGCAGCAGCGGTATTGGCGTGACGGCGATTCAGTTGGCCAAGGCCTTTGGGGCCAAGGTCATCGTCACCGTCGGTAGCGAAGACAAGGCTGCGGCCTGCCTGCAATTAGGGGCGGACGTGGCCATCAACTACAAGTCCCAGGACTTTGTGGTTGAGGTCAAGGCCGCCACGGCGGGGCGCGGCGTCGATGTGATTTTGGATATGGTGGCTGGGTCCTACGTCGAGCGTGGCGTGCAGTGCCTGGCCGACGATGGCCGCATGGTCATCATTGCAGTGCAAGGTGGCTTGGATGCTCGCTTTGATGCCGGTGCGGTGTTGCGGCGGCGTTTGACCATCAGCGGATCAACCCTGAGGCCGCGTTCGCTCGCCTTCAAGGCAGGTATTGGCGCGCAGTTGCGCGAGCGCGTTTGGCCCAAGTTGGCGGCGCGCCAGATCAAGCCGGTGATTTACCGTGAGTTGTCGGGTGATGAAGCGGCGGCCGCGCATGCCTTGATGGAGTCTGGCGAGCACGTGGGCAAGATTGTCCTGAGCTGGGGTAGGGAGTGA
- a CDS encoding NuoB/complex I 20 kDa subunit family protein: protein MGIEGVLKEGFVTTSVDKLINWSKTGSLWPMTFGLACCAVEMMHAGAARYDIDRFGMLFRPSPRQSDLMIVAGTLCNKMAPALRRVYDQMAEPRWVLSMGSCANGGGYYHYSYSVVRGCDRIVPVDVYVPGCPPTAEALLYGILQLQAKIRRENTIAR from the coding sequence ATGGGTATTGAAGGCGTATTGAAAGAAGGCTTTGTCACCACTTCGGTCGACAAGCTCATCAACTGGTCCAAGACCGGTTCTCTGTGGCCCATGACCTTCGGTCTGGCCTGCTGTGCGGTGGAGATGATGCACGCGGGTGCAGCCCGTTATGACATCGACCGCTTCGGCATGTTGTTCCGTCCCAGCCCACGGCAGAGCGATTTGATGATCGTGGCCGGCACGCTGTGCAACAAGATGGCGCCGGCCCTGCGCCGTGTTTACGACCAGATGGCTGAGCCGCGCTGGGTGCTCTCGATGGGTTCCTGTGCCAATGGCGGTGGCTACTACCACTACAGCTACTCGGTCGTGCGTGGTTGCGACCGCATCGTGCCGGTCGACGTCTATGTGCCTGGCTGCCCGCCCACCGCGGAAGCCCTGCTGTACGGCATCTTGCAGCTGCAAGCCAAGATTCGCCGCGAAAACACCATTGCACGTTGA
- a CDS encoding NADH-quinone oxidoreductase subunit D — MAEIKNYTLNFGPQHPAAHGVLRLVLELDGEVIQRADPHIGLLHRATEKLAESKTYIQSLPYMDRLDYVSMMANEQAYCLAIEKMMGLEVPLRAQYIRVMFAEITRLLNHLLWLGAHGIDCGAMNILIYCFREREDLFDMYEAVSGARMHAAYFRPGGVYRDLPDSMPQYKVSKIKNAKAIARLNENRSGSLLDFIEDFCKRFPKNVDDYETLLTDNRIWKQRTVGIGVVTPERALNLGFSGPMLRGSGIAWDLRKKQPYDAYAQMDFDVPVGTNGDTYDRYLVRVEEMRQSNRIIQQCVAWLRANPGPVITDNHKVAPPSRVDMKSNMEELIHHFKLFTEGFHVPEGEAYAAVEHPKGEFGIYMVSDGANKPYRLKIRAPGFSHLAALDEMGRGHMIADAVAIIGTMDIVFGEIDR, encoded by the coding sequence ATGGCCGAAATCAAAAACTACACGCTGAACTTCGGTCCCCAGCACCCGGCTGCGCACGGCGTGCTGCGTCTGGTGCTTGAGCTGGACGGTGAAGTCATCCAACGCGCTGACCCGCACATCGGCCTGCTGCACCGCGCCACCGAGAAGTTGGCCGAAAGCAAGACCTATATCCAGTCGCTGCCTTATATGGACCGACTGGATTACGTTTCCATGATGGCCAATGAGCAGGCTTACTGCCTGGCCATCGAGAAGATGATGGGCCTGGAAGTGCCCCTGCGCGCGCAGTACATCCGCGTGATGTTCGCCGAGATCACCCGCTTGCTCAACCACCTGCTGTGGTTGGGCGCGCATGGCATCGACTGCGGCGCGATGAACATCCTGATCTACTGCTTCCGCGAGCGGGAAGATCTGTTCGATATGTACGAAGCAGTGTCGGGTGCGCGCATGCACGCAGCCTACTTCCGTCCGGGCGGCGTTTACCGCGACCTGCCGGACAGCATGCCGCAATACAAGGTCAGCAAGATCAAGAACGCCAAGGCGATTGCGCGTTTGAACGAGAACCGCTCGGGCTCGCTGCTGGACTTCATCGAAGACTTCTGCAAGCGCTTCCCGAAGAACGTTGACGACTATGAAACCCTGCTGACCGATAACCGCATCTGGAAGCAGCGCACCGTGGGCATTGGCGTCGTGACGCCTGAGCGTGCACTGAATCTGGGCTTCTCGGGTCCAATGCTGCGTGGCTCGGGCATTGCCTGGGACTTGCGCAAGAAGCAGCCCTACGACGCTTACGCGCAAATGGACTTCGATGTGCCGGTCGGTACCAACGGCGACACCTACGACCGCTATCTGGTGCGCGTTGAAGAAATGCGCCAGAGCAATCGCATCATCCAGCAATGCGTGGCTTGGCTGCGTGCCAATCCCGGCCCGGTGATCACTGATAACCACAAGGTGGCGCCGCCATCGCGCGTGGATATGAAGTCGAATATGGAGGAGTTGATCCACCATTTCAAGCTCTTCACCGAAGGTTTCCATGTGCCCGAAGGCGAGGCCTATGCTGCGGTGGAACACCCCAAGGGTGAGTTCGGCATCTATATGGTCAGCGACGGCGCCAACAAGCCTTACCGCCTGAAGATCCGCGCGCCTGGCTTCTCGCATCTGGCTGCGCTGGACGAGATGGGGCGTGGCCACATGATTGCGGACGCGGTGGCCATCATCGGCACCATGGACATCGTGTTCGGCGAGATTGATCGTTGA
- the nuoF gene encoding NADH-quinone oxidoreductase subunit NuoF, protein MLDLSKFQSTGQETCFHDRHIGAQIYAGLDGKNWRLQDYVARGGYAALRKILKGEGAPEGTPLTQDQVIAEVKGSGLRGRGGAGFPTGLKWSFMPRQFPGDKYLVCNSDEGEPGTCKDRDILMFNPHIVIEGMIIAAFAMGIKTGYNYIHGEIFEVYDRFEEALEEARAAGFLGDNILSSGFSFQLHAFHGFGAYICGEETALLESLEGKKGQPRFKPPFPASFGLYGRPTTINNTETFAAVPWIIRNSGQAYLEIGKPNNGGTKLFSVSGDVERPGNYEIPLGTPFSKLLELAGGVRKGRTLKAVIPGGSSSPVLTAEVMMNCTMDYDSIAKAGSMLGSGAVIVMDDSRCMVKSLLRLSYFYAHESCGQCTPCREGTGWMHRVVERIANGHGKPEDIDLLNSVADNIQGRTICALGDAAAMPVRAMIKNFKHEFVHLIEHKTPLVPAAV, encoded by the coding sequence ATGCTGGATCTCTCCAAATTTCAGTCCACGGGTCAAGAGACCTGTTTCCATGATCGCCACATCGGCGCGCAGATTTATGCCGGCCTGGACGGCAAGAACTGGCGTTTGCAGGATTACGTCGCCCGTGGCGGCTATGCCGCGCTGCGCAAGATTCTCAAAGGCGAGGGCGCGCCCGAAGGTACACCGCTGACGCAAGACCAGGTGATTGCCGAGGTCAAGGGCTCTGGCCTGCGCGGCCGCGGTGGCGCGGGTTTCCCCACCGGCCTGAAGTGGAGCTTCATGCCGCGCCAGTTCCCTGGCGACAAGTACCTGGTGTGCAACTCCGACGAGGGCGAGCCGGGTACTTGCAAGGACCGCGACATCTTGATGTTCAACCCGCACATCGTCATCGAAGGCATGATCATTGCCGCCTTCGCCATGGGCATCAAGACCGGCTACAACTACATCCACGGCGAAATCTTCGAGGTCTATGACCGTTTCGAAGAAGCGCTTGAGGAGGCTCGTGCAGCCGGTTTCCTGGGTGACAACATCCTCAGTTCGGGCTTCAGCTTTCAGTTGCACGCCTTCCACGGTTTCGGCGCCTACATCTGCGGCGAAGAAACGGCACTGTTGGAATCGCTCGAAGGCAAGAAGGGCCAACCGCGCTTCAAGCCGCCGTTCCCGGCCAGCTTCGGTTTGTATGGCCGCCCGACGACCATCAACAACACCGAAACCTTTGCCGCTGTGCCATGGATCATCCGCAACAGCGGCCAGGCCTATCTGGAAATCGGTAAGCCCAATAACGGTGGCACCAAGTTGTTCTCGGTGTCGGGTGACGTTGAGCGCCCCGGCAACTATGAGATTCCGCTGGGCACGCCTTTCTCCAAGCTGCTGGAACTGGCGGGCGGCGTGCGCAAGGGTCGCACGCTGAAGGCCGTGATTCCTGGTGGTTCCTCCTCGCCGGTCTTGACCGCTGAGGTGATGATGAACTGCACCATGGACTACGACTCGATCGCCAAGGCCGGCTCCATGCTGGGTTCTGGCGCCGTGATCGTGATGGACGATTCGCGTTGCATGGTCAAGAGCCTGCTGCGCCTGAGCTACTTCTACGCCCACGAAAGCTGTGGCCAGTGCACGCCTTGCCGCGAAGGCACGGGCTGGATGCACCGTGTGGTCGAGCGCATCGCCAACGGCCATGGCAAGCCAGAAGACATCGACCTGCTCAATTCGGTGGCCGACAACATTCAAGGCCGCACGATTTGCGCCCTGGGTGATGCCGCCGCGATGCCGGTGCGGGCGATGATCAAGAACTTCAAACACGAGTTCGTTCACTTGATCGAACACAAGACGCCTCTCGTGCCGGCCGCGGTCTGA